From Camelina sativa cultivar DH55 chromosome 5, Cs, whole genome shotgun sequence:
GAAGTCAGTCAATATAATTATCGGTCATAGACAAACGCAAAGGCAGGCCAGTTCAAGGGAACAAAATCAATCGGGTTACAAAGGCACCACCTCAAGGGAAGAAGGTAAAACGAAGGAGAAATACACAACTATGAAGATCCCCAAATGGAAGCATTATGAATCAGAGAACAAGTTAGGTCAAAAGGAGAGCATGAATGAAAAGCCAACCATGATCGTCGCTGGTGGATGGGTCAGGCCAAATAGAGCCATGTGGGCTTCACCTCCAAATTCCTCAAGCTCCaagtcacaaaaaaataattgattatCTGAGAGAAGCTGGtgagaacatatatatgtatgaactTACATGTTCAAGTTTGGGAAGTAGACAAAtgttgagagagagagctaaGCACGTCTTTTCAAAACATTCGTTGTGAATCAGCCATGGAGGGTGTGGAGTGGCATATACTAGATATGCGCCTAGATGGGTGaattttataagtttgttatatgtaataaatattgTACCATGGAGTCGATATATTTATGTACGGTATATTACGTGCGTATGTAATATATGGAATTCAATAAAACTTacgaggtcaaaaaaaaaaacaagaaaaacttttctttattatttttgatatcttTGGATCAACCGCGTCTGATTCATAATCAATCTCTAGTATGCGGTTAACACAATTTCTCGAGTCGAATTCCGATGAGAAAGGTCGCACATGTGGACTTTTAACCACTTCACTAAAAACACTATTCCGTAAaattatctttatttgttttcatttttttgttgtaaattcatTTACTTCAAATGatcgtatatatatttttgaatgatttaaatcaatataatttaattgTCAATCCATCTTGAATGGTGGGATCTGAAATTAATAAATTCCAAGtatataaagtttgattttgaagttactttaaaaatatttaatttgaatggaaaaaaataagattaaaatatcCTAGAGTGGAAGTTATCAACTATAGGCATAACTAGGTTATGTAGATAATTTGGTTTAGAGAAATGATATAAAGATTATGACttgaagtttttcttttatcaaaagtCTGTATTGAAATGTAATATAACacttattcaaaaaaaaaaaaaattaaaaggacACCTAAtttaaaacagaggaaataatcaatacaataaaagaacaAGATGTTTCTCTCTAGAGCATGACATATCAATTTTTGTATTAAAGCAGAGACTGACACCTCAGTTAAAATAGGTAACCAACCAAATTATAAGAATTAATACAACTCATCATTTTTTTCCAGTAATAATCCTCGGTTCCACGTCACTTTGTTGACTCGTGGTGTTCGATCGGAGAAGATGGAAaaatgtgacaacccgtccgtggaccccactagcctcactgctagttgcCCCCATAGGCTGGCCTTGTAGGGCATCGATCTTAACCCATCACTGTGaatatccaaatccacagtaggttattggtgcatcaggcgttcctcgaaccctggtccctcaccctttaacaaccttcccacagacaagttgccaccaattgacctgcagatcacaAACAGAACATGCTGCAGAGACAGTCTCCCTTGACGAGCCTGGGAATCCGCTGTGACATTCGCATTACGAGGAACAAAGGATAGAGAGAAGGATGAAAACTCCGCTTGGTCTATCTTGATATCTTCGAGGTAGGGTGTAAAAGCCGGCCAGTcatgaggagaagacaccatcttcaccaaatcagaacagtccGTATAGAAAGCCACGTCCCGATAGTCGTGTCCGATCATGCACCGCATAGCCCAAATaaaagcttctacttcagcatgtTATGGAGATAAACTGCGTCGAAGATTGGTAGCTCCCATATCTGACCCCGAGTGAGGGGCAGAACAAACCCAACCTGCACCTGCATAAGTATCTGACTccttccaagagccatcaacaaaacaccTATAACCTGTAAAAGAGGCAGGAAGGGAACGTGGGGGCCCCCTTTGTCGAGAATCAGGGGCAGGTGAGGTATGAGGTTGATCCCCATCCTCAACCTCCACCTGAGCCTGCAACCAGACAGCTGCCTCCCCCTCCACCAATCAAACAACATCCAGGGGTTTATCCATAACATTCTCAAAGACACAAGCGTTTCGctttttccaaatataccacataatccaCGGAAAGGCGACTATCTGTGATCCCGGATTAGCAGAACCCAAGAAATGATCCACATTAGCGTATACGGACTCCGTCGGAAAAGAAACCGAACCTACAGGGACTTGAGCTAAAGCCCACACCTGTCTAGCCGATGGGCACCAGAAAATGGCATAATTAATTGTTTCTTCCTCATCCCCACATCGGACACACCCAGAATCACACGCAATACCGCGACGCCGCAGGTTGGCCGAAACCAAAATACATCCTGTCAagacctgccacataaaatgttttattttcggTGGACATGAAACACCCCAGACACCCGCAAAAAGGGAAGTAATCTCTGGACCCACACGAGAAACCCTAGTAACCTGTGAACTTGCAAACCGTTCCATTTCATACCCAGACTTAACTGTATACTTACCGGTAAAATGCCAACCCATGGAATCAGGTAGCCGAGTATTCCCTAAAGGGATAGCCCCTATCAGATCAACATCTTCCGGGGCGAAATGCTCCTTGAGTATATCAATACGCCAAGAATTTGTGTGACACTCAATTAAATGAGAGATTTTAAGAGAAGGATCCTTAAGAGGACCCTTACTGGTCgctggtcttggggattgagCCGGTACCCATGGGTCCGTCCAAATCAAAATGGACTCCCCCGAACCAACCCGTAAAATAAGCCCTTTATTAACCAAAGTTCTAGCGGAAGTAATGCTTCTCCATCCATAAGAAGGAGAATAAGATCGTATCGGTTCCAAAGGATTGGAATTTCGATAGTACTGCCTTTGAAAACCCGAGCAAACAAGGTATCTGGAGCCTCAATCAGCCGCCACAATTGCTTTGCCAACAAAGCTGAATtaaaagcatcaacattcctaaAACCCAAGCCCCCCAATTGCTTACTGCAACAGAGCTTATTCCAAGCTAACCAATGCATCCCCCCAGACTGTCCTGAtgtactccaccaaaaatttgccactgCACTCGTGAGTTTTAACGTTATTGTTTTCGATAACCGGAAGCACGACATTACAAATGTCGGAACCGCCGTAGCTACAGACTTAATCATCACCTCTTTTCCCCCTTTAGAGAGAAGTTTCACCGTCCAACCCGTCGTTCGACCCTGAAGACGATCacgaacaaaagagaaaacctttGTCTTGGACCCACCCAGACTCTCCGGTAACCCTAGATATGATCCCATTCCACCCAAATTCGTTATCCCCAAAACCCCCTGCATCTCCGTCCATATAGCGTCATCCACCTTATGACCAAACTGGATTGAAGATTTAGCAAAATTAATTTGCTGGCCCGAGACTGCCTCATATTGTTTTAAGATATCCAAAATTACACCACATTGAGCTCTATCAACCTTGCAGAAAAAtagactatcatccgcaaataacAAATGCGTAATTGGGGGACATTTATTCGCAACTTTAATCCCTGTAATTAATTTATCCCGCTCAGCCCTCCGGATATTTGCCACTAAGACCTCCGTacacagaagaaacaaataaggTGACAACGGATCACCCTGCCTTAAACCCCGCTCTGGGACAATCCTGCCATTGGGTTGCCCATTGAGAAGGACCTTGTATTCAACAGAAGttacacaaaacataattctggaaatCCACGTCTCTCCAAAGCCCATTTTCCGTAACAGAGTCTCAATAAAACCACATTCCACTCGATCATAcgccttactcatatctgttttgATTGCCATAAATTTACCTTTACAGGAAGGATTTGTCCttaaaccatgaaacatctcctcaGCAATAAGGATGTTATCCGAAATCAAACGTCCTGGAACAAAAGCGGATTGTGTTTCCGAAATAAGCTCAGGTAACACTACTTTTAAACGTTGACACATGATTTTTGAAATAAGCTTATACCCCACATTACAGAGACTAATAGGTCGCATCTCCGCCATCCTGGTAGGCTTGGCCACCTTCGGAATTAAACAGATATGCATCCTATTCAAACTTTTATCAAAAACCCCCTTTACAAAGAACCGGTTTACCATAGCCACCAAATCCTGTTTAACCACTCTCCAAGCCTTCTGGTAAAACAAAGTAGTCATCCAGTCCGGCCCATGGGCCTTATCCGGGGACATCAGAAATAAAGCTTTACGAACCTCCGCCTCCATTGCCGGTGCCATTAACCTCTCATTTACCTCATCCGTTATTACCATCTGCACCTCACGAAGAGCATCCTCAAAATTAGACAGATTAATAGAAGTAAACAGATCCTCAAAATACGATACCGCCACGGTGCAAATATCCGTCATCCTTTGTTGACCAAACATTATTCCTATCGTAAAGGCCAGTGATTCGGTTCCGAACCCGTCGCTGCTTTGTTTGAGCTTGAAAatactttgtgtttttatccCCCACCCGCATCCATTGGTTACGACTTTTCTGATACCAATAAATTTCCTCATCATTATAGGCATCCGACAGACATGTGGTTAAATCAGTAATGACCTCCTAAGAAACCGCATCATCAGCTTGAGCCACCGCCAACTGGCGCTTAAGATCCTCAATAGTATCCCGTCCGAATGGAACTTGCGTTTTAGGCCAATGAGAAATAGCTCGTCGGCAATTTACAATTTTGTCCACAAAAGTTGTCGGACCCACATCTTGTCCCCCATTCCAACCCTGCGAAATAGTCTCCATCAGACCCGCCTTACCAACCCAACGACGATCAAACATAAAAGTTCGTCGCCCTCGCGGTCGCTTGGCACCTATATTCACCACAAGCGGGCGTGATCCAAGGTGATCCTTGGTAAATATTCCGTAACCGTATCCGGAAACAAATCGTGCCAGTCTTCATTACCCAGAGCCCTATCTAACCGGCAACGGATTGGTTTTTTATCACGCCAATCCTTCCAAGATAAACAATCTCCCAGATACGGGAATtccaaaaaaccacaatccCAAATCATCCCATTAAAGGAGAGGAAGGAAGAAGCATGACGAAGCTTCCCCCCTCTCTTCTCATGATTTCCTGTTAACTCGTTAAGATCTCCAACAATGAACCAAGGAGTCGATCGAGCAGAACTGATCCTCAATAATCTTTCCCAAACGAGGTCCCAATTGGAACAGGATccccaaaaataaaagttaaatgaaTAACTTG
This genomic window contains:
- the LOC104787334 gene encoding uncharacterized protein LOC104787334, whose product is MVDRHGGYKRDEKNHYGFSHHDLRADRVVAQVEKSVNIIIGHRQTQRQASSREQNQSGYKGTTSREEGKTKEKYTTMKIPKWKHYESENKLGQKESMNEKPTMIVAGGWVRPNRAMWASPPNSSSSKSQKNN